A segment of the Hyperolius riggenbachi isolate aHypRig1 chromosome 8, aHypRig1.pri, whole genome shotgun sequence genome:
taatgtgggcagcagacaccagaaaatcgtaatgtgggcagcagacaccagtaaatcgtaatatgggcagcagtcaccagaaaatcgtaatgtgggcagcagtcaccagaaaatcgtaatgtgggcaacagtcaccagaaaatcgtaatgtgggcagcagacaccagaaaatcgtaatgtgggcagcagacaccagaaaatcgtaatgtgggcagcagacaccagaaaatcgcaatgtgggcagcagacaccagaaaatcgcaatgtgggcagcaggcaggcaccagaaaatcgtaatgtgggcagcagttaccagaaaatagtaatgtgggcagcagacacctgatcacaatgtgggcagcagacaccagaaaatcgtaatgtgggcagcagtcaccagaaaattgtaatgtgggcagcagacaccagaaaatcgtaatgtgggcagcagacaccagaaaatcataatgtgggcagcagacaccagaaaatcgtaatgtgggcagcagtgaccagaaaatcgtaatgtgggcagcaatcaccagaaaatcgtaatgtgggcagcagtgaccagaaaatcgtaatgtgggcagcagacaccagagtttcgtaatgtgggcagcagtcaccagaaaatcgtaatgtgggcagcagacaccagagaatcgtaatgtgggcagcagtcaccagaaaatcgtaatgtgggcagcagacaccagaaaatcgcaatgtggtcagcagacaccagaaaatcgtaatgtgggcagcagacaccagaaaatcgcaatgtgggcagcagacaccagaaaatcgtaatgtgggcagcagacaccagaaaatcgtaatgttggcagcagacaccagaaaatcgtaatgtgggcagcagacgccagaaaatcgttatatgggcagcagtcaccagaaaatcgcaatgtgggccgcagtcaccacaaaatcgtaatgtgggcagcagacaccagaaaatcgtaatgtgggcagcaggcacgagaaaattgtaatgtgggcagcaggcaccacaaaatcgtaatgtgggcagcagacatcagaaaattgcaatgtgggcagtagacaccagaaaatcgtaatgtgggcagcagacaccagaaaatcgcaatgtgggcagcagacaccagaaaatcgtaatgtgggcagcagacaccagaaaatcgcaatgtgggcagcagacaccagaaaatcgtaatgtgggcagcagacacctgaaaatcgtaatgtgggcacactgggcagcagacaccagagaatcgtaatgtgggcagcagtcaccagaaaatcgtaatgtgggcagcagacaccagaaaatcgcaatgtgggccgcagtcatcagaaaatcgtaatgtgggcggcaggcaccagaaaatcgtaatgtgggcagcaggcaccagaaaattgtaatgtgggcagcagacaccagaaaatcgcaatgtgggccgcagtcacctgaaaatcgtaatgtgggcagcagacaccagaaaatcgcaatgtgggccgcagtcacctgaaaatcgtaatgtgggcagcaggcaccagaaaatcgtaatgtgggcagcaggcaccagaaaatcgtaatgtgggcagcagtcaccagaaaatcctaatgtgggcagcaggcaccagaaaatcgtaatgtgggcagcaggcaccagaaaatcacaatgtgggcagcagtcaccagaaaatcgtaatgtgggcagcagacaccagaatatcgtaatgtgggcagcagacaccagaatatcttaatgtgggcagcagacaccagaaaatcacaatgtgggcagcagacaccagaaaatcgtaatgtgggcagcaggcaccagaatatgctaatgtgggcagcagacaccagaatatcttaatgtgggcagcagacaccagaaaatcacaatgtgggcagcagacaccagaaaatcgtaatgtgggcagcaggcaccagaaaatcgtaatgtgggcagcaggcaccagaaaatcgtaatgtgggcagcaggcaccagaaaattgtaatgtgggcagcagacaccagaaaatcgcaatgtgggccgcagtcacctgaaaatcgtaatgtgggcagcagacaccagaaaatcgcaatgtgggctgcagtcacctgaaaatcgtaatgtgggcagcagtcaccagaaaatcctaatgtgggcagcaggcaccagaaaatcgtaatgtgggcagcaggcaccagaaaatcacaatgtgggcagcagacaccagaaaatcgtaatgtgggcagcagacaccagaatatcgtaatgtgggcagcagtcaccagaaaatcgtaatgtgggcagcaggcaccagaaaatcgtaatgttggcagcaggcaccagaaaatcgtaatgtgggcagcagacatcagaaaatcgcaatgttggcagcaggcaccagaaaatcgtaatgtgggcagcagacaccagagaatcgtaatgtgggcagcagacaccagaaaatcgtaatgtgggcagcagacaccagaaaatcgtaatgtgggcagcagacaccagaaaatcgcaatgtgggcagcagacaccgaaaaaatagtaatgtgggcagcagtcaccagaaaatcgtaatgtgggcagcagacaccagaaaatcgtaatgtgggcagcagacaccagaaaatcgtaatgtgggcagcaggcaccagaaaatcgtaatgtgggcagcagacaccagaaaatagtaatgtgggcagcagacacctgatcacaatgtgggcagcagacaccagaaaatcgtaatgtgggcagcagtcaccagaaaatcataatgtgagcagcagaaaccagaaaatcgtaatgtgggcagcagtgaccagaaaatcgtaatgtgggcagcagtcaccagaaaatcgtaatgtgggcagcagtgaccagaaaatcgtaatgtgggcagcagacaccagagaatcgtaatgtgggcagcagtcaccagaaaatcgcaatgtgggcagcagtgaccagaaaatcgtaatgtgggcagcagtcaccagaaaatcacaatgtgggcagcagacatcagaaaatcgcaatgtgggcagcagacaccagaaaatcgcaatgtgggcggcagacaccagaaaatcgcaatgtgggcagcagacaccagaaaatcgtaatgtgggcagcagacacctgaaaatcgtaatgtaggcagcagacaccagaaaatcgcaatgtgggcagcagacaccagaaaatcgtaatgtgggcagcagacaccagaaaatcgcaatgtgggcagcagacaccagaaaatcgtaatgtgggcagcagacacctgaaaatcgtaatgtaggcagcagacaccagaaaatcgcaatgtgggcagcagacaccagaaaatcgcaatgtgggcagcagacaccagaaaatcgtaatgtgggcagcagacaccagaaaatcgcaatgtgggcagcagacaccagaaaatcgtaatgtgggcagcagacacctgaaaatcgtaatgtaggcagcagacaccagaaaatcgcaatgtgggcagcagacaccagaaaatcgtaatgtgggcagcagacaccagaaaatcgtaatgtgggcagcagtgaccagaaaatcgtaatgtgggcagcagacaccagagaatcgtaatgtgggcagcagtcaccagaaaatcgtaatgtgggcagcagacgccagaaaatcgtaatatgggcagcagtgaccagaaaatcgtaatgtgggcagcagacaccagaaaatcgcaaagtgggccgcagtcaccagaaaattgtaatgtgggcagcaggcaccagaaaatcgtaatgtttgcagcaggcaccagaaaattgtaatgtgggcagcagacaccagaaaatcgcaatgtgggccgcagtcacctgaaaatcgtaatgtgggcagcagacaccagaaaatcgtaatgtgggcagcagacaccagagaatcgtaatgtgggcagcagtcaccagaaaatcgtaatgtgggcagcagacgccagaaaatcgtaatatgggcagcagtgaccagaaaatcgtaatgtgggcagcagacaccagaaaatcgcaaagtgggccgcagtcaccagaaaattgtaatgtgggcagcaggcaccagaaaatcgtaatgtttgcagcaggcaccagaaaattgtaatgtgggcagcagacaccagaaaatcgcaatgtgggccgcagtcacctgaaaatcgtaatgtgggcagcagacaccagaaaatcgcaatgtgggccgcagtcacctgaaaatcgtaatgtgggcagcagtcaccagaaaatcctaatgtgggcagcaggcaccagaaaatcgtaatgtgggcagcaggcaccagaaaatcacaatgtgggcagcagacaccagaaaatcgtaatgtgggcagcagacaccagaatatcgtaatgtgggcagcagacaccagaatatcttaatgtgggcagcagacaccagaaaatcacaatgtgggcagcagacaccagaaaattgtaatgtgggcagcagacaccagaatatcgtaatgtgggcagcagacaccagaaaatcgtaatgtgggcagcaggcaccagaaaatcgtaatgtgggcagcagacaccagaaaatcgtaatgtgggcagcagacaccagtaaatcgtaatatgggcagcagtcaccagaaaatcgtaatgtgggcagcagtcaccagaaaatcgtaatgtgggcaacagtcaccagaaaatcgtaatgtgggcagcagacaccagaaaatcgtaatgtgggcagcagacaccagaaaatcgtaatgtgggcagcagacaccagaaaatcgcaatgtgggcagcagacaccagaaaatcgcaatgtgggcagcaggcaggcaccagaaaatcgtaatgtgggcagcagttaccagaaaatagtaatgtgggcagcagacacctgatcacaatgtgggcagcagacaccagaaaatcgtaatgtgggcagcagtcaccagaaaatcgtaatgtgggcagcagacaccagaaaatcgtaatgtgggcagcagacaccagaaaatcataatgtgggcagcagacaccagaaaatcgtaatgtgggcagcagtgaccagaaaatcgtaatgtgggcagcaatcaccagaaaatcgtaatgtgggcagcagtgaccagaaaatcgtaatgtgggcagcagacaccagagaatcgtaatgtgggcagcagtcaccagaaaatcgtaatgtgggcagcagacaccagagaatcgtaatgtgggcagcagtcaccagaaaatcgtaatgtgggcagcagacaccagaaaatcgcaatgtggtcagcagacaccagaaaatcgtaatgtgggcagcagacaccagaaaatcgcaatgtgggcagcagacaccagaaaatcgtaatgtgggcagcagacaccagaaaatcgtaatgttggcagcagacaccagaaaatcgtaatgtaggcagcagacgccagaaaatcgttatatgggcagcagtcaccagaaaatcgcaatgtgggccgcagtcaccacaaaatcgtaatgtgggcagcagacaccagaaaatcgtaatgtgggcagcaggcacgagaaaattgtaatgtgggcagcaggcaccacaaaatcgtaatgtgggcagcaggcaccagaaaatcgtaatgtgggcagcaggcacgagaaaattgtaatgtgggcagcagacaccagaaaatcgcaatgtgggccgcagtcacctgaaaatcgtaatgtgggcagcagacaccagaaaatcgcaatgtgggccgcagtcacctgaaaatcgtaatgtgggcagcagtcaccagaaaatcgtaatgtgggcagcaggcaccagaaaatcgtaatgtgggcagcaggcaccagaaaatcacaatgtgggcagcagacaccagaaaatcgtaatgtgggcagcagacaccagaatatcgtaatgtgggcagcagacaccagaatatcttaatgtgggcagcagacactagaaaatcacaatgtaggcagcagacaccagaaaatcgtaatgtgggcagcaggcaccagaaaatcgtaatgtgggcagcaggcaccagaaaatcgtaatgtgggcagcaggcaccagaaaattgtaatgtgggcagcagacaccagaaaatcgcaatgtgggccgcagtcacctgaaaatcgtaatgtgggcagcagacaccagaaaatcgcagtgtgggccgcagtcacctgaaaatcgtaatgtgggcagcagtcaccagaaaatcctaatgtgggcagcaggcaccagaaaatcgtaatgtgggcagcaggcaccagaaaatcacaatgtgggcagcagacaccagaaaatcgtaatgtgggcagcagacaccagaatatcgtaatgtgggcagcagacaccagaatatcttaatgtgggcagcagacaccagaaaatcacaatgtgggcagcagacaccagaaaatcgtaatgtgggcatcagacaccagaatatcgtaatgtgggcagcagtcaccagaaaatcgtaatgtgggcagcaggcaccagaaaatcgtaatgtgggcagcagacaccagaaaatcgtaatgtgggcagcaaacaccagagaatcgtaatgtgggcagcagacatcagaaaatcgcaatgtgggcagtagacaccagaaaatcgtaatgtgggcagcagacaccagaaaatcgcaatgtgggcagcagacaccagaaaatcgtaatgtgggcagcagacaccagaaaatcgcaatgtgggcagcagacaccagaaaatcgtaatgtgggcagcagacacctgaaaatcgtaatgtgggcacactgggcagcagacaccagagaatcgtaatgtgggcagcagtcaccagaaaatcgtaatgtgggcagcagacaccagaaaatcgcaatgtgggccgcagtcatcagaaaatcgtaatgtgggcggcaggcaccagaaaatcgtaatgtgggcagcaggcaccagaaaattgtaatgtgggcagcagacaccagaaaatcgcaatgtgggccgcagtcacctgaaaatcgtaatgtgggcagcagacaccagaaaatcgcaatgtgggccgcagtcacctgaaaatcgtaatgtgggcagcaggcaccagaaaatcgtaatgtgggcagcaggcaccagaaaatcgtaatgtgggcagcagtcaccagaaaatcctaatgtgggcagcaggcaccagaaaatcgtaatgtgggcagcaggcaccagaaaatcacaatgtgggcagcagtcaccagaaaatcgtaatgtgggcagcagacaccagaatatcgtaatgtgggcagcagacaccagaatatcttaatgtgggcagcagacaccagaaaatcacaatgtgggcagcagacaccagaaaatcgtaatgtgggcagcaggcaccagaaaatcgtaatgtgggcagcaggcaccagaaaatcgtaatgtgggcagcaggcaccagaaaattgtaatgtgggcagcagacaccagaaaatcgcaatgtgggccgcagtcacctgaaaatcgtaatgtgggcagcagacaccagaaaatcgcaatgtgggctgcagtcacctgaaaatcgtaatgtgggcagcagtcaccagaaaatcctaatgtgggcagcaggcaccagaaaatcgtaatgtgggcagcaggcaccagaaaatcacaatgtgggcagcagacaccagaaaatcgtaatgtgggcagcagacaccagaatatcgtaatgtgggcagcagtcaccagaaaatcgtaatgtgggcagcaggcaccagaaaatcgtaatgttggcagcaggcaccagaaaatcgtaatgtgggcagcagacatcagaaaatcgcaatgttggcagcaggcaccagaaaatcgtaatgtgggcagcagacaccagagaatcgtaatgtgggcagcagacaccagaaaatcgtaatgtgggcagcagacaccagaaaatcgtaatgtgggcagcagacaccagaaaatcgcaatgtgggcagcagacaccagaaaatcgtaatgtgggcagcagacaccagaaaatcgtaatgtgggcagcagacaccagaaaatcacaatgtgggcagcagtcaccagaaaatcgtaatgtgggcagcaggcaccagaaaatcgtaatgtgggcagcaggcaccagaaaattgtaatgtgggcagcagacaccagaaaatcgcaatgtgggccgcagtcacctgaaaatcgtaatgtgggcagcagacaccagaaaatcgcaatgtgggccgcagtcacctgaaaatcgtaatgtgggcagcagtcaccagaaaatcctaatgtgggcagcaggcaccagaaaatcgtaatgtgggcaacagacaccagaatatcgtaatgtgggcagcagacaccagaatatcttaatgtgggcagcagacaccagaaaatcacaatgtgggcagcagacaccagaaaatcgtaatgtgggcagcaggcaccagaaaattgtgatgtgggcagcagacaccagaaaatcctaatgtgggcagcagtcaccagaaaatcgtaatgtgggcagcaggcaccagaaaatcacaatgtgggcagcagacaccagaatatcgtaatgtgggcagcagacaccagaatatcttaatgtgggcagcagacaccagaaaatcacaatgtgggcagcaggcaccagaaaattgtaatgtgggcagcagacaccagaaaatcgcaatgtgggccgcagtcacctgaaaatcgtaatgtgggcaacagacaccagaaaatcgcaatgtgggccgcagtcacctgaaaatcgtaatgtgggcagcaggcaccagaaaatcacaatgtgggcagcagacaccagaaaatcgtaatgtgggcagcagacaccagaatatcgtaatgtgggcagcagacaccagaaaatcacaatgtgggcagcagacaccagaatatcgtaatgtgggcagcagacaccagaatatcttaatgtgggcagcagataccagaaaatcacaatgtgggcagcagacaccagaaaatcgtaatgtgggcagcaggcaccagaaaatcgtaatgtgggcagcagtcaccagacaatcgcaatgtgggcaatgtgggcagcagacaccagaatatcgtaatgtgggcagcagtcaccagaaaatcgtaatgtgggcagcagacaccagaaaatcgtaatgtgtgcagcaagtagtgttgggtgaacacctggatgttcgggttcgggaaagttcgccgaacatggccgcaatgttcggcatgttcgggccgaaccccgaactccccgaacatcccgcttttgggggccctatggggtcgcaggcataaggggggagcatgccccgatcgcgggggggtcggaaattccccccaccccctccgctagcgctcccccctctgcccgcttccccatacaaaagtttcaggaagtaccggtccggtggtagtgggtggctggcagtgggcggcactgtgaagtgagtgactgaggagaaggagtacggtactactgctgaaccgcccgctgctcggcctccctcaacgcgtcactctccggactcctgctcctcagtcactcacttcacagtgccgcccactgccagccacccactaccaccggaccggtacttcctgaaacttttgtatggggaagcgggcagaggggggagcgctagcggagggggtggggggaatttccgccccccccccccccgcgatcggggcatgctccccccttatgcctgcgaccccataggggggcagtattcggccgaacatggcgctgttcggccgaacaggggccctgttcggccctgttcggcggccatttagtagttcggggcgaacccgaacttaaaaggccgaacaccatcaggtgtgcggccgaacgcgaacatcacccgaacagggtgatgttctgcagaacctgaacagtggcgaacactgttcgcccaacactagcagcaagcaccagaaaaaaaaatgcccctgtaaaaagaaaaacaattcacttacctgtcaggagtctctccTGGCCTCTGCTGCGCAGCTCCCCGATgatcctcctgtgcactgcagcacatctcccgcgctgagtctgacaggcagagtgcagggctacggcaagatggctgccgaagccctgtactggagacacaaatagtctccagtgtagggcttcttcggcggccatcttgccgtagccctgctctgcctgccggaggaatatgcaggctgctggagcaagCCTGcgtggaatgaactggcgcagcgtctattagacgctgcggccagttcagcaCCTTGCTGTGGGGTCCAGAAtcgggcgggcggcggcggtgctcccccgcgcacagtgagcgggccctagagcggccccgggccccctgcggctgatggggtcgcatccccggtaggtacgccggtgggatttagctagagttagatttAGCGCATCCATATggttattgcggattggtggcagtgacctGGTCTCTATATGAGATCCCAGATTGCATTTTTGTACATACAATCGAaactggactgtgtgtggactcaccaaccaacccaaaggttactttgcctgcagtgctgactgccttcaggattccctcagggtctgaggctgaatggtaactgcggcaaagggaacaggaattggagggtgactgcgcatacgtcacaaGCTGCACCTTGGTTGTCACATAACAGAGATTTTACCTAACCtaacctgctcatcaggttccaggtgtgacaatgGCATCTGCTGATGTGACTGCTGAGCTCCGCTGCTCCATCTGTATGGAGATCTATAGAGACCCTGTGACCTTGCCGTGTGGCCACAGCTTCTGCCGGGGCTGCATCACACGAACCTGGGACCTCCGGGATGATCTAACGGAACATAAATGTCCTGAATGTCAGCGGAATTACAGCAGGAGGCCTGAGCTGGTGAGGAACACAAGGCTACATAATATCTGTCAGGCTTTTCATGCTACAGAGACAGATCAGGAGCAGACCGGGGTCTTCTGTAATTACTGTGACTTTCCTGTTCCTGCTACTAAATCCTGTCTGCAGTGTGAGACCTCCTTGTGTGACCATCACCTGAGGACACACGATATGTCAGGACACACTTTACTGCCTCCCACCACCTGCCCGGAGACCaggaaatgctccgtccataagaagatcctggagtattactgcactgaggatgccttgtgtgtctgtgtgtcctgcaGACTGGATGGAGAACATCGGGGACACCAGGTGGAGACACTACAGGAGGCCtctgaggagaagaaggagaaactgaggaatgatctgcagaaactgatggcagagacagaggaggctgagaaaagagtccagagtctgaaggaattcaggagaaaagcacaagaaaaagcagATGGAGAATCAGAGAGAGTCACTGccctgtttagagacctcaggagacGGCTGGAGGAGCTGGAGAAGAGAGTCCTGAGTGACATCATGAGGCAGGTACAATCCTATGAtgacatcatcaggcacctggagATAAAGAAGGcggagctgtccaggaagatgcgtcacattgaggagctgtgtcacatgactgatccactgactgtcttacaggaatcagacacaggtgacttgtgtgacacggaggacagacatgataagcagctccatgatggaggggatctggatgtggccggcatctcacacacattacacacagcaatATCTAATATCATGTTTGGGGTAACTGGGGGGATCTCTGTACAGCctgcagacatattactggatgtaGCCACAGCTTATAATTGGCTACATATATCAGATGACAGGAAAACTGCATCCCGGTCACATATAGAGCAAAACCGCCCAGACAcaccagagagatttcaggagtatcctcaggtgttgagcagccggagtttctcctcagggcgacattactgggaagtggatgttgggggATCAGGATGGTGGATAGtcgggatgtgttaccccagtatggaCAGAAGAGGGGGT
Coding sequences within it:
- the LOC137528441 gene encoding E3 ubiquitin-protein ligase TRIM39-like; protein product: MASADVTAELRCSICMEIYRDPVTLPCGHSFCRGCITRTWDLRDDLTEHKCPECQRNYSRRPELVRNTRLHNICQAFHATETDQEQTGVFCNYCDFPVPATKSCLQCETSLCDHHLRTHDMSGHTLLPPTTCPETRKCSVHKKILEYYCTEDALCVCVSCRLDGEHRGHQVETLQEASEEKKEKLRNDLQKLMAETEEAEKRVQSLKEFRRKAQEKADGESERVTALFRDLRRRLEELEKRVLSDIMRQVQSYDDIIRHLEIKKAELSRKMRHIEELCHMTDPLTVLQESDTGDLCDTEDRHDKQLHDGGDLDVAGISHTLHTAISNIMFGVTGGISVQPADILLDVATAYNWLHISDDRKTASRSHIEQNRPDTPERFQEYPQVLSSRSFSSGRHYWEVDVGGSGWWIVGMCYPSMDRRGGQSLIGDNNKSWGLCREGNLYAVIHDRKVIQLPDGIPSDRVRIYLDYEAGQISFYALCDPIRHLHTYITTFTEPLHAGLYVRRGCIKISGRSRGSESSAHW